The Nocardioides sp. cx-173 genome segment GACGCCTACTCGTCGAAATCGCAGCAGTACGTCGACCTGTTCGACGGGGACTGGGACGCGGACAAGGCCGACGCGACGTTCATCCGGCGGCACCTCGCCGGTAGCGAAGGCCCCGTGCTCGACCTCGGCTGCGGACCCGGGCACTGGACTGCCGATCTGCACCAGCGCGGCGTCCAAGTCACCGGCATTGACGTGGTGCCGGAGTTCATCAGCCATGCTCGCGCCAACCATCCCGGCCCGGAATTCCGACTGGACTCAATGACCGACCTGAACCTAGCGGCCAACTCCATAGCAGGCATCCTCAGTTGGTACTCAACGATCCACGTTCCCCCGGCAGACCTGGACGGCGTGCTCGCCGAGTTCCGCCGCCTCCTTGCCCCGTCCGGCACGCTGGTCCTCGGGTTCTTTGACAGTGACGACGAGGTCGCCTCGTTCGACCACGCTGTCCACACCGCGTACCGCTGGCCGTGTGACCTGATGGTGCGACGCGTTACCGAGGCTGGATTCGCCGAGGTGGAGCGCCTACAACGGGAGTTCGCGGAGCGCCCGGGTCGGAAGTACGCCGCCGTCGCCGCGCGGGCAGTTTGAAACCGGACGAACGTCGCCGCGAAGTGCTACTTCGCCAACGGAGTGATGCCCATGCCACCCTGCGGGCCCGCCCGCTCATGCCGCGATCCGCGCGCTGTCATGCCGAGATCAGGGCGGTTGGAAATAGTGCGGTGGATTGCACGTACCAGGCGCGTGCGATCAACCGCGCTCTTTCGTGATCCGCCCGGACACGCCGCGGTCCGCGCGCGTTGGACGTGCCCCTTCCCACCGCTAACGCAGCACCTACGCGCCCAGCACCCACCGCCCCGGGGCGACCTGGCGGAAGGCGGGGCGGGGTGAGGCGAGGAGGGGTGGCGAGGTCGACCGGTACTCGTGGCCAGTCGGGGTGGTGATGTCGACGGCGTGGCGGTCGGGGCCGGGGCGGGGCTGGTGGTGCCAGCCGGGCGACTCCTTGGTGTAGTTGCACGACTCGCAGAGGCCCTGGCCGTCGGCGGCGGAGGTGGGGCCGCCGGAGGCGGCGCGGACCACGTGGTCGGTGTGGCGGATCGGGGCGTTGCACCAGGGCCTGCGGCACCACTGGTCGCGCAACCGGACGAACGAGGCGAGCGCTCGGGGGAAGACCCGACGGCGCGAGTCCATCGCGACGAGCTCGCCGGTGCCGGGCCGGGCGTAGAGGCGGCGGACCCAGGTGCGCTGGTGGGCGTCGAGGTTGCGGAGCACGAGCTCGCGGGCGAGGTCGGCGGGGATCGGTCCGTGGTCGACGAGGCCGGCCGGGTCATGGGCGCCGGCGAGGAGCGTCCGGTCGCTCATGACGACCCCGATCGCGACCGGGACGACCGGGCGCCCGGCGTCGTCGGCCGCGCACCCGGTGACGCGGGCGACGAGCGCATCGGCCATCACCTGCCCGCGGCCGCGCGGGTCGCCGGCGGCCCGGGCCCGGTCGGCCTCGGCGCAGAGGGCGGCGTACGCCGCGACGCCGTCGGCGACGGGCAGCAGCGCCGTCAGGTAGACCATCGTGTCGGGCGCGGGCCGGATGGTGACGCCGCGCCCGGACTCGGCCCGGCGGCGGCGCTCGGCCACGGAGGCCGGGTCGAGGCGGGCGGCCAGCGAGCGCAGCCGGCCGAGCACCTCGCGGTCCGAGCACGCCTCGAAGGCGTCGGGGTCGGCGGCGATCGCGCGGTCAACCTCGGCCCGATCCTCGAGGGAGAGGCAGGCGGTCTCGCGCGCGACGTTCATGACCCGCCACTCGGTGACGCGGCCGGCACGGAACGCCGCCATGGTGTGCGGCAGCTCGCCGGCGACCAGCGCGAGCCCGAGGTGCTGACGGCCGCGGTGCGGCGACTCGCGCCGCGCGAGCGCGACCTCGGCCGCGACGCTGCGCGGGTCGTCGCGGCTCTCCGCATAGGCCGTGGTCAGTCGCTGCTGCCGCGCCTGGGCGGCACAGACCAGCGTCTCGAGCGCGCGGATCTCGTCGACCTGATCGACGGGGTCGTCCGCGAGCGGAGCCTCCGCGAGCACGCCGGCGAGCCCCACCACAACGGTGGAGTCGATAGGATCGTTGACCTCGAACATGTGTTCGATTATACGCGACGGCGGCCGGCCCGGCAAGTGCGTGTGGACTGTGCGCTGCGACGTCTAAAGCTGCAGGTCGGCCAGCGCCCGGAACTTGCGGTCCTGGTAGACCAACGGCGCCTTGACGCGGCGGGCCACCTGCTCGACGTGGACGACCAGCAGCAGGTGGTCGCCGAGCACGGGCCGCTGGGCAACGCGGCCGACGAGGACGCCCATCGCGTCGATGATGACCGGGGCGGCCGGGAAGTCCGGGTCGAGGTCGACGTGGTCGAACTTGTCGTCGCCCTTGCCCGCGAAGACCACCGCGGCCTCGCTGTGGTGGTCGGCGAGGAGGTTGATGGCGACCCGGTCGGCCCGGAGGAAGTGGTCGTAGGAGCGCGAGGTGGCGCCGACGAGGACGCCGACGAGCGGGGGCTCGACGGAGATGTTGACGAAGCTGCTGGCGGTGAAGCCGACCGGTCCGTCGCTGGTGTGGGCGGCGACGATCGTCACCGGCGCGGGCACCCGGGCGATCGTACGGCGCAGCTCGTCGGCGTCCACGCGGTGCACGAGCTCCACCTCGAGCCGGTCGTCGGTGGTCACGGCAGCAGCCGCTCGTCGGGCCAGGGCTCAGCGCGCAGGGCGGCGAGGGCCGGGGCGGCGCGGTCGACGTCGCGGGCCGCGGCGGCGCGGGCGGGTGCGGCCTGGTCGTGCCAGGCGGCGCACAGCTCGCGGAAGCGCTCCTCCGCGGCGGCCACGTCGAGGCCGGGGAACCCGCGGTCGCGGTAGACCCAGCGCCCGGCGACCATCACGTCAGTGACGTCCGCTGCCCGGGCCGCGGTGAGCACCTGGTTGGCGAGGTCGTTGGGTGGCAGGAACGCACGGGCCCCGAGGTCCAGGACCGCGAGGTCGGCGGCGTACCCGGGCGCGATCCGCCCGACGTCATCCCACCCGCAGGCGGCGGCACCACCGGCGGTCGCCGCCGTCAGCACCTCCTCCACCGTCAGCCACGAGGAGGCCGGCCGCGTCGACGTCCGCGACATCAGCGCGGTGAGCCGGGCGGCGTCGAGGACGTCGAGGGCGTCCGCGGAGTTCGCCCCGTCGGTGCCGACGGCGAGCGTCACCCCGGCCTCGAGCAGGGCGCGGGTGTCGGCGGTGCCGGAGCCCAGCCGCAGGTTGGAGCCCGGTACGGCGACCGCGACCGAGCCGGTCGCGCCGAGCAGTCCCCGGTCCTCGGCGGAGAGCCAGATCGCGTGCGCCGCCGTCAGCCGCGGCCCGAGGACCCCCTGCCGGGCGAGCTCGGAGGTGATGGACCGCCCGAAGCGGGCCGCACCGCTGAGTGCCTGGGGCTTGGACTCCGCCAGGTGCGTGTGCACCCGGAGGTCGTGCTCGTCGGCGAGCGCCAGGAGCCCCGCGACCAGCTCGGGCGTGCAGTGGGCGAGGATCGTGGGCGCGACCGCGGGAGCCACGAGCGGTGGGAAGGACTGCGCCGCGAACTCGCGACACCGGGCCACGACCGTCTCGGCCCGTACGCCGCCGGTGGGAACCCCGCAGCACCCGCCGATCGCCGGCACCGCCTCGTGCACGGAGCGGTCCGCCACCATCGGCGCGAGGACGACGCGCAGCCCGGCGCGGGCGTAGCCGCGGACGGCGGCCGCGAGCCCGGCGAGGTCGGGTCCGCCGGCCTGGGCCATCAGGTCGAAGGCGCCGGTCGCGCCGGAGGCGATCATCTCCGTGGCGGCCAGCAGCGCACACAGCTCGGCGAGCTCCTCGCTGCGCGCGCCGGACATCCAGCCGCCGTTGAGCAGCGAGTCCTCGAGGGTCCAGGTGCGAGACGCGCCCCGCGCCGGGAGGGTGTGTGAGTGGGTATGGGCGTTGACCAGGCCGGGCATGACGAGCCGG includes the following:
- a CDS encoding amidohydrolase family protein, with protein sequence MRTLLTGGVVLTGPAWVPSVADVLVEDGCVVEVGRLEGAERLDAARVSLEGRLVMPGLVNAHTHSHTLPARGASRTWTLEDSLLNGGWMSGARSEELAELCALLAATEMIASGATGAFDLMAQAGGPDLAGLAAAVRGYARAGLRVVLAPMVADRSVHEAVPAIGGCCGVPTGGVRAETVVARCREFAAQSFPPLVAPAVAPTILAHCTPELVAGLLALADEHDLRVHTHLAESKPQALSGAARFGRSITSELARQGVLGPRLTAAHAIWLSAEDRGLLGATGSVAVAVPGSNLRLGSGTADTRALLEAGVTLAVGTDGANSADALDVLDAARLTALMSRTSTRPASSWLTVEEVLTAATAGGAAACGWDDVGRIAPGYAADLAVLDLGARAFLPPNDLANQVLTAARAADVTDVMVAGRWVYRDRGFPGLDVAAAEERFRELCAAWHDQAAPARAAAARDVDRAAPALAALRAEPWPDERLLP
- a CDS encoding class I SAM-dependent methyltransferase → MDLRSVRDAYSSKSQQYVDLFDGDWDADKADATFIRRHLAGSEGPVLDLGCGPGHWTADLHQRGVQVTGIDVVPEFISHARANHPGPEFRLDSMTDLNLAANSIAGILSWYSTIHVPPADLDGVLAEFRRLLAPSGTLVLGFFDSDDEVASFDHAVHTAYRWPCDLMVRRVTEAGFAEVERLQREFAERPGRKYAAVAARAV
- a CDS encoding HNH endonuclease yields the protein MFEVNDPIDSTVVVGLAGVLAEAPLADDPVDQVDEIRALETLVCAAQARQQRLTTAYAESRDDPRSVAAEVALARRESPHRGRQHLGLALVAGELPHTMAAFRAGRVTEWRVMNVARETACLSLEDRAEVDRAIAADPDAFEACSDREVLGRLRSLAARLDPASVAERRRRAESGRGVTIRPAPDTMVYLTALLPVADGVAAYAALCAEADRARAAGDPRGRGQVMADALVARVTGCAADDAGRPVVPVAIGVVMSDRTLLAGAHDPAGLVDHGPIPADLARELVLRNLDAHQRTWVRRLYARPGTGELVAMDSRRRVFPRALASFVRLRDQWCRRPWCNAPIRHTDHVVRAASGGPTSAADGQGLCESCNYTKESPGWHHQPRPGPDRHAVDITTPTGHEYRSTSPPLLASPRPAFRQVAPGRWVLGA
- a CDS encoding flavin reductase family protein is translated as MTTDDRLEVELVHRVDADELRRTIARVPAPVTIVAAHTSDGPVGFTASSFVNISVEPPLVGVLVGATSRSYDHFLRADRVAINLLADHHSEAAVVFAGKGDDKFDHVDLDPDFPAAPVIIDAMGVLVGRVAQRPVLGDHLLLVVHVEQVARRVKAPLVYQDRKFRALADLQL